The genomic region TTGAATTGCTTTCAAAAAGCTTCTCGCCACAAGCGGCACATTTATATTCCCCTTTATCGAAATGAAGATTGTACTTTCCAGTATGCGGAGCTTCAGTACCTTTTTCTCTAAGTACTCTATATTGCTCCGGGGAAAGTTCTTTCTTCCATTCCTCTTCGGTCTTTTCTATTTTATATTTTTTCATCTTATTCTGAATCTGGTTTAAAGTCCATAGCGACACCATTGATACAATGACGCTTTCCGGTAGTTTCTCTTGGACCATCATTAAATACGTGACCTAAGTGCCCTCCGCATCTCGCACAGTGAACTTCGTCCCTTTGATAACCAAGTTTGGTATCGCTTCCATAACCTACAGCTCCATCAATTGCTCTGTCGAAACTGGGCCAGCCGGTTCCACTTTCAAATTTATGTTTGGTTTTGTAAAGTTCATTCCCGCAGGCTGCACATACGAAAGTACCAGGTTCCTCGATATCCAATAGGTCGCTGGTAAAAGCTCTTTCGGTAGCTGCATTTCTTAAAACTGCAAATTCTTGCTGAGTAAGTTCTTTTTTCCACTCGGCCTCAGATTTCGAAATTTCATATTTTTTTGAAGATTTTTCATCTGAATTTTTCTGGGCATTTCCGTTGCAACTTATTAGGA from Gramella sp. MT6 harbors:
- the msrB gene encoding peptide-methionine (R)-S-oxide reductase MsrB, coding for MKKILIFSLLASFLISCNGNAQKNSDEKSSKKYEISKSEAEWKKELTQQEFAVLRNAATERAFTSDLLDIEEPGTFVCAACGNELYKTKHKFESGTGWPSFDRAIDGAVGYGSDTKLGYQRDEVHCARCGGHLGHVFNDGPRETTGKRHCINGVAMDFKPDSE